Proteins co-encoded in one Marinobacter gudaonensis genomic window:
- a CDS encoding response regulator yields the protein MTTRILICDDSALARKQMARALPEGLRGEVSFAKDGVEALERLRAQKAELMFLDLNMPEMDGYEVLEHVRREDLPVMTIVVSGDIQPEARERVKKLGALDFIKKPTDTGIVLDLLMEYGMYRPGELEDVALQDSSLKSSGKAAPEISVSLNDYLQEISNVAMGRSSDLLARLLRVFVKQPIPKVAFLANSELHMAISSVSESDTYSAVCQGFTGAGIAGEALLLFADASFQEMAELLHYEGLEGEAVNVEVLMDMSSILFGAFLKGIGDQLDLKLGLGHPTVLGQHRQISELLEHHSAREEQLLCIEICYALEDRDIECDMLILLTEDSVPFLEDRLQYLVD from the coding sequence ATGACCACCCGCATACTGATCTGCGACGACTCCGCCCTTGCCAGAAAACAGATGGCCCGCGCCCTGCCAGAGGGCCTGCGTGGAGAGGTCAGTTTTGCCAAAGACGGCGTGGAAGCCCTGGAGCGCCTGCGGGCCCAGAAAGCCGAGCTCATGTTCCTGGATCTGAACATGCCGGAAATGGACGGCTATGAGGTGCTGGAGCACGTGCGCCGGGAAGACCTGCCCGTCATGACCATCGTCGTGTCTGGTGATATCCAGCCGGAGGCCCGTGAGCGGGTAAAGAAGCTGGGCGCGCTCGACTTCATCAAGAAACCTACCGACACCGGCATTGTGCTCGATTTGTTGATGGAATACGGGATGTACCGCCCGGGCGAGTTGGAAGATGTCGCACTCCAGGACAGCAGCCTGAAAAGCTCGGGCAAGGCAGCCCCTGAAATCTCGGTGTCGTTGAATGACTACCTTCAGGAAATCTCCAACGTGGCCATGGGCCGCTCCTCGGATCTGCTGGCCAGACTGCTGCGGGTGTTCGTCAAGCAACCCATTCCCAAGGTAGCCTTTCTTGCCAACTCCGAGCTGCACATGGCCATATCCTCGGTGAGCGAGAGTGACACCTATTCGGCCGTCTGCCAGGGCTTTACCGGTGCCGGCATTGCCGGAGAGGCGCTACTGCTGTTTGCCGACGCGAGTTTTCAGGAGATGGCGGAGCTCCTGCACTACGAGGGTCTTGAGGGCGAGGCCGTCAATGTCGAAGTGCTGATGGACATGTCCAGCATCCTTTTCGGGGCCTTCCTGAAAGGCATTGGCGATCAGCTGGATCTCAAGCTGGGGCTTGGCCACCCGACCGTACTGGGGCAGCATCGGCAGATCAGTGAATTGCTCGAGCATCATAGCGCCCGAGAAGAGCAGCTGTTGTGCATTGAAATCTGCTACGCGCTGGAAGATCGCGACATTGAATGCGACATGCTGATCCTGCTGACCGAGGATTCAGTGCCCTTCCTTGAAGATCGCCTGCAGTACCTGGTGGACTGA